From one Pseudanabaena sp. FACHB-2040 genomic stretch:
- the rpsU gene encoding 30S ribosomal protein S21 encodes MAQVTLGEDEGIESALRRFKRKVSRAGIFPDMRKNRHFETPIEKRKRKALSRQKRRRSNFR; translated from the coding sequence ATGGCACAAGTCACACTAGGCGAAGATGAGGGCATTGAGTCAGCCCTACGCCGCTTCAAACGAAAAGTATCTCGAGCGGGAATTTTCCCAGACATGCGGAAAAACCGCCACTTTGAAACCCCCATCGAAAAACGCAAGCGCAAGGCGCTCTCTAGACAAAAACGGAGACGCAGTAACTTCCGTTAA
- a CDS encoding TetR/AcrR family transcriptional regulator, which produces MPKIVDHDQYRRELLRQCFDLFAEKGYAALTMRQIAQGLGVSTGTLYHYFPSKEALFEQLVREMSLQDIKNAIAVMSEKEATLERAEVALQFVAEHEDYFIKQNLIWVEFYQHQQRENKSPCQVFHDVWRESEPQIAELLGIEDKPLLEFLGCVVDGILLHRMYEPEGFSFQDHARLLLEMLRLYLEKQQASESKVVDC; this is translated from the coding sequence ATGCCCAAGATTGTTGACCATGATCAATACCGTAGGGAGTTACTGAGGCAATGCTTCGACTTGTTTGCCGAGAAGGGATACGCCGCTTTAACAATGCGGCAAATTGCTCAAGGGTTGGGGGTGTCTACTGGCACGCTTTACCACTACTTCCCTAGCAAAGAAGCCCTCTTTGAACAGCTAGTGCGGGAGATGTCTTTGCAGGACATTAAAAATGCGATCGCTGTTATGAGTGAAAAAGAGGCAACGCTCGAACGAGCTGAAGTGGCCCTTCAATTTGTTGCTGAGCACGAAGACTATTTCATCAAGCAGAACCTGATTTGGGTCGAGTTTTATCAGCATCAGCAGCGTGAGAATAAGTCTCCTTGTCAGGTATTTCACGATGTCTGGAGGGAGAGCGAGCCGCAGATAGCTGAGCTGTTGGGTATTGAGGACAAGCCTCTTCTAGAATTTCTGGGCTGTGTTGTAGACGGCATTTTGCTGCACCGGATGTATGAGCCAGAAGGCTTTTCGTTCCAAGACCATGCCCGCCTGCTGCTGGAGATGCTGCGGCTCTATCTGGAAAAACAGCAGGCTTCCGAGTCAAAAGTCGTTGATTGTTAG
- a CDS encoding RNA-binding protein: protein MSIYVGNLSYQATEGDISQIFAEYGTVKRVQLPTDRETGRMRGFAFVEMATDAEEDAAIEALDGAEWMGRDIKVNKAKPRESRGPSRSSW, encoded by the coding sequence ATGTCTATCTACGTTGGAAATTTGTCTTACCAGGCTACTGAGGGAGACATTTCCCAAATTTTTGCCGAGTATGGAACTGTTAAGCGCGTTCAGCTGCCGACTGACCGCGAAACCGGACGGATGCGGGGCTTTGCTTTTGTAGAAATGGCTACAGATGCTGAGGAAGATGCGGCAATCGAAGCTCTAGACGGAGCTGAGTGGATGGGTCGCGACATCAAAGTTAACAAAGCCAAGCCGCGTGAAAGCAGAGGCCCTTCTCGCAGCAGCTGGTAA
- the devC gene encoding ABC transporter permease DevC has product MLPFRTRKTPLAWLLLTKQKARLAVALSGIAFADILMFVQMGFQGALFDAATKPYQDLNADLVIANPQFQTLFAVRSSPRERLYQALGVAGVATVSPLYIASAQWRNPETLLSRTILIWGVDPANPAFTNPEIQQNLEAIKPLNGALFDRAGRPEYGPIPDLLAENGPLQVQVNGRQLQVNQVFQMGSSFAADGNVVVSDSTFLNLFPERSPSQIEVGLIQLDPGADVEGVMQQLQATLPDDVTVLTPEGFADIEKLYWSEGTGIGFIFGLGTVIGFIVGVVIVYQILYSDVSDHLPEFATLKAMGYSDRYLLMVLLQESLILALIGFVPSVLLATGLYQVVYAATLLPIGMKLDRAITVLVLTLVMCAGSGTVAMRKLYSADPADIF; this is encoded by the coding sequence ATGCTGCCATTTCGCACCCGAAAAACTCCCCTGGCCTGGCTGCTGCTAACTAAGCAAAAGGCCCGCCTAGCAGTTGCCCTATCTGGCATTGCCTTTGCCGACATCTTGATGTTTGTGCAGATGGGCTTTCAGGGGGCACTGTTTGATGCTGCGACCAAGCCCTATCAGGATCTAAATGCAGATCTAGTGATTGCTAACCCCCAGTTTCAAACTTTGTTTGCTGTTCGCAGCAGCCCGCGGGAGCGGCTTTATCAAGCGTTGGGTGTGGCGGGCGTGGCCACCGTCAGCCCGCTTTATATTGCTTCTGCCCAGTGGCGCAATCCTGAGACTTTGCTGAGCCGCACCATCCTGATTTGGGGCGTCGATCCGGCCAATCCGGCCTTTACCAACCCAGAGATTCAGCAAAACCTGGAGGCCATCAAGCCTTTGAATGGAGCGCTCTTTGACCGGGCGGGCCGACCGGAGTATGGCCCGATTCCCGATCTGTTAGCTGAAAATGGGCCGCTGCAGGTTCAGGTAAACGGCAGGCAGCTTCAGGTAAACCAGGTGTTTCAGATGGGGTCTTCCTTTGCTGCTGACGGCAACGTTGTCGTTAGCGATTCCACCTTTCTCAACCTGTTTCCTGAACGATCCCCTAGCCAGATTGAGGTGGGCTTAATTCAGCTTGATCCAGGTGCGGACGTTGAAGGGGTTATGCAGCAGCTACAGGCGACTTTGCCCGATGATGTCACGGTGCTGACCCCGGAGGGTTTTGCCGACATTGAGAAGCTGTACTGGTCTGAGGGTACCGGCATTGGCTTTATTTTTGGTCTGGGTACCGTGATTGGTTTTATCGTCGGCGTGGTGATTGTCTACCAGATTCTCTACTCTGATGTGTCCGATCACCTGCCGGAATTTGCCACGCTCAAGGCGATGGGCTATAGCGATCGCTACCTGCTGATGGTATTGCTGCAGGAATCTCTAATTTTGGCGCTGATTGGCTTTGTGCCCAGTGTGCTGTTGGCGACTGGGCTTTATCAGGTTGTCTATGCAGCCACTCTGCTGCCCATTGGCATGAAGCTCGACCGGGCGATTACGGTGCTGGTGCTGACCCTTGTGATGTGCGCCGGTTCTGGAACGGTGGCTATGCGCAAGCTCTACAGCGCCGACCCAGCCGATATTTTTTAA
- the malQ gene encoding 4-alpha-glucanotransferase: MSFKRASGVLLHPTSLPSAFGIGDLGQAAYDFVDFLKRSGQSLWQVLPLGPTGYDHSPYTMNFSAFAGNPLMISLERLVEEGLLETNELEPLPNSNPNRVEFSRVIPHKRQFLGKAFERFQASLTGDNQAQFDQFCQEQAWWLDDFVLFMALLEANDGKPWSQWEEAVARRQPEALQAKTEALHEQIQFHRFLQFKFFEQWSRLRAYTNGKGIQIVGDVSIYVCHNSSDVWAHPKLFKLNPETLESAYIAGVPPDYFSETGQLWGNPVYDWDECQRTEFDWWTQRFKATLQYVDVVRVDHFRGFEAYWQVPAGEATAINGEWVKAPGEAFFKTLGERLGSLPIMAEDLGIITPEVEALRDQFDFPGMKILMFGFNGNPEDTHLPHHYARNSVVYSGTHDNDTTLGWWATLRPEEKQFFAQYLGYASPDAVSEINWVLIRLALSTVSDLAIIPLQDLLGLEGWARMNDPSKIPGNWRWRYGSSDLLTQEISDRIRELTRIYSR, encoded by the coding sequence ATGAGTTTTAAACGCGCCAGCGGTGTTTTGCTGCACCCCACGTCTCTTCCCAGTGCCTTCGGTATTGGGGATTTGGGTCAGGCCGCCTATGATTTTGTAGACTTCCTGAAACGCAGTGGTCAAAGTCTGTGGCAGGTGCTTCCGCTGGGGCCTACGGGCTACGACCACTCGCCCTACACTATGAACTTCAGCGCTTTTGCGGGCAACCCGCTGATGATTAGCCTGGAGCGGTTGGTAGAAGAGGGCTTGCTGGAAACCAATGAACTGGAGCCGCTGCCCAACAGCAACCCCAATCGAGTGGAGTTTAGCCGGGTCATTCCCCACAAGCGACAGTTCCTAGGAAAAGCTTTTGAGCGATTTCAAGCGTCACTGACTGGGGATAATCAGGCCCAGTTTGACCAGTTTTGCCAGGAACAGGCCTGGTGGCTGGATGATTTTGTCCTGTTTATGGCTTTGCTGGAGGCCAATGACGGCAAACCTTGGAGCCAGTGGGAAGAGGCTGTGGCTCGCCGCCAGCCTGAAGCATTGCAGGCTAAAACTGAAGCGCTGCACGAGCAGATTCAGTTCCACCGCTTTTTACAGTTCAAGTTTTTTGAGCAGTGGTCGAGACTGCGCGCCTATACCAACGGCAAAGGCATCCAAATTGTCGGAGATGTCTCGATCTACGTCTGCCACAACAGCTCTGATGTGTGGGCTCACCCCAAACTCTTCAAGCTCAATCCCGAAACCCTAGAGTCGGCCTACATTGCCGGTGTGCCGCCCGACTACTTTAGTGAGACTGGGCAACTCTGGGGCAACCCTGTCTACGATTGGGATGAATGTCAGCGCACCGAGTTTGATTGGTGGACTCAGCGCTTTAAGGCGACCCTGCAATATGTTGATGTTGTACGGGTTGACCATTTTCGAGGCTTTGAAGCCTACTGGCAAGTGCCTGCGGGAGAAGCCACAGCAATTAACGGTGAATGGGTTAAAGCCCCAGGCGAAGCGTTCTTCAAAACGTTGGGTGAGCGCCTAGGCAGTCTGCCCATCATGGCTGAAGACTTGGGGATCATTACGCCGGAGGTCGAGGCTCTGCGCGATCAGTTTGACTTTCCGGGCATGAAGATTCTGATGTTTGGCTTTAACGGCAACCCCGAAGACACCCATCTGCCCCACCACTATGCCCGCAATAGCGTTGTGTACTCGGGCACCCATGACAACGACACTACGTTGGGCTGGTGGGCGACGCTTAGACCTGAGGAAAAACAGTTCTTTGCCCAATACCTGGGCTATGCCAGCCCGGATGCTGTTAGCGAGATCAACTGGGTGCTGATTCGGCTGGCGCTGTCTACTGTTAGCGACCTGGCGATCATTCCCCTGCAAGATCTCTTAGGTCTAGAGGGTTGGGCCAGAATGAATGATCCCAGCAAAATTCCTGGCAATTGGCGCTGGCGCTACGGCAGTTCTGATTTGCTAACTCAAGAGATTAGCGATCGCATTCGAGAACTTACCCGAATTTACAGCCGCTAG
- the mnmE gene encoding tRNA uridine-5-carboxymethylaminomethyl(34) synthesis GTPase MnmE: MAHSITQGETIVAIATAIVPQQGSVGIVRLSGATAVAIAKALFRALGQQPWESHRILYGHICHPQTQQVIDEALLLLMLTPRSYTREDVVEFHCHGGIMAVQQVQQLCIAQGARLAQPGEFTLRAFLNGRLDLTQAEGIADLVGAQSPQAAQAALAGLQGRLMQPIQTLRSACLDMLAEVEARIDFEEDLPPLDEPAICQQLTDALAEVRRILDTAHQGELLRSGLKVAIVGRPNVGKSSLLNAWSRCDRAIVTDLPGTTRDVVESQLVVGGIPVQVLDTAGIRDAADQVERMGIERSRQAAQSADLVLLTLDAAAGWTAEDQRLYDTVKHRPLIFVVNKLDLVDSSSLPTLPDSALPVVYTAAAQNQGIEALEQTILKTVQADNLSAANLDLAINQRQAAALARAQAALEQVQETINNQLPLDFWTIDLRIAIQALGEITGNEITESMLDEIFSRFCIGK, from the coding sequence GTCGGGAGCAACGGCAGTTGCGATCGCAAAGGCCCTCTTTCGAGCACTAGGCCAGCAGCCATGGGAAAGCCACCGCATTCTCTACGGCCATATCTGCCATCCTCAAACCCAGCAGGTGATCGACGAGGCGCTGCTGCTGCTCATGCTTACTCCCCGGTCGTACACCCGTGAAGACGTGGTGGAGTTTCACTGTCATGGCGGCATTATGGCGGTGCAGCAAGTGCAGCAGCTCTGCATTGCCCAAGGAGCCCGGCTGGCCCAGCCCGGAGAATTTACCCTGCGCGCCTTTCTCAACGGTCGGCTGGACCTGACCCAGGCCGAGGGCATTGCCGACTTAGTCGGGGCTCAGTCTCCTCAAGCGGCTCAAGCAGCCCTAGCAGGTCTTCAAGGACGGTTGATGCAGCCGATTCAGACCTTGCGCTCGGCCTGTCTGGATATGCTGGCAGAGGTAGAGGCCCGCATTGATTTTGAAGAAGACCTGCCGCCCCTAGATGAACCGGCCATTTGCCAGCAGCTGACAGATGCGCTGGCGGAGGTACGCCGCATTTTAGACACAGCGCATCAGGGAGAGCTGTTGCGTAGCGGCCTGAAGGTGGCGATTGTGGGTCGCCCCAATGTGGGTAAATCGAGTTTGCTCAATGCCTGGAGCCGTTGCGATCGCGCCATCGTTACTGACCTGCCGGGCACGACGCGCGATGTGGTTGAGTCTCAGCTAGTGGTCGGCGGCATCCCAGTCCAGGTGCTGGATACGGCAGGGATTCGAGATGCGGCTGATCAGGTCGAGCGTATGGGCATTGAGCGATCCCGCCAAGCGGCCCAGTCTGCCGATCTAGTTTTGCTCACCCTCGATGCCGCAGCCGGGTGGACAGCCGAGGATCAGCGGCTGTATGACACGGTCAAACACCGGCCTCTCATCTTTGTGGTCAACAAGCTGGATCTGGTAGACTCCAGCTCTTTGCCCACTCTGCCAGATTCGGCACTTCCCGTTGTCTACACTGCAGCCGCCCAAAATCAAGGCATTGAAGCCCTAGAACAAACCATCCTCAAAACCGTGCAGGCGGATAATCTGTCGGCGGCAAATCTAGACCTAGCCATCAACCAACGACAGGCAGCAGCTCTAGCTCGCGCCCAAGCCGCCCTAGAGCAGGTGCAGGAAACTATCAACAACCAGCTGCCCCTAGATTTTTGGACGATTGACCTGCGAATTGCAATTCAGGCTCTAGGAGAAATCACTGGCAATGAGATCACCGAGTCAATGCTAGACGAGATCTTTAGCCGGTTCTGCATTGGCAAGTAA
- a CDS encoding HlyD family efflux transporter periplasmic adaptor subunit — MLQGVLRLKNRRAWGLAIGAIAAVSGLTVYGVATFNQAREEAESSAEVLPPVGIAALGRLEPATEVIQVAAPMALDGDRLLELQVGEGDRVEAGQVIAVLDSRNRLQDEVQQAQERVRAAQARLAQVQAGAQTGELQAQRANISRLQAEIEGSRSVQAATLARLEAEVQTAEREYQRFEQLYQQGAVSASTLDGYRLTATTAQAQLSEARESANRTLTTLQAQLREATATLDRIAEVRPVDVQVAQAEVEGAIAALQQAQTNLEQANIRAPIAGQVLKVHARPGEKLTDSGIADLGQTDEMAVVAEVYQSDVGRVTPGQAAVVTGQAFGGELQGVVSQVGLQIDRQNVFSNQPGENLDRRVVEVRIALTPEASRTVANLTNLQVQVVIQPETSAPQSITDVRYRTTQPAAQ; from the coding sequence ATGCTGCAGGGCGTATTGAGGCTAAAGAATCGTAGGGCGTGGGGGTTGGCTATCGGTGCGATCGCAGCCGTCAGCGGCCTAACCGTTTACGGTGTTGCCACCTTTAACCAGGCTAGGGAAGAGGCGGAATCGTCTGCTGAAGTGCTGCCACCTGTAGGAATTGCTGCTCTCGGGCGGCTCGAACCTGCTACCGAGGTGATTCAAGTGGCGGCTCCCATGGCGCTCGATGGCGATCGCCTGCTAGAACTCCAGGTAGGAGAGGGCGATCGGGTAGAGGCCGGTCAGGTGATCGCGGTGCTCGACTCTCGCAATCGACTGCAGGATGAGGTGCAGCAGGCCCAGGAGCGGGTGCGAGCAGCCCAGGCTCGCTTAGCCCAAGTGCAGGCTGGCGCTCAGACGGGCGAACTGCAGGCTCAGCGGGCCAACATCAGCCGACTGCAGGCCGAAATTGAGGGATCTCGCTCGGTGCAGGCGGCTACTCTTGCCCGCCTAGAGGCAGAAGTGCAAACCGCTGAGCGGGAGTATCAGCGATTTGAGCAGCTTTACCAGCAAGGGGCGGTGTCGGCCTCTACTCTCGATGGCTATCGCCTGACAGCGACCACCGCTCAAGCTCAGCTGAGCGAGGCCAGAGAGAGCGCCAACCGCACGCTGACTACCCTTCAGGCTCAGCTGCGGGAAGCAACTGCAACTTTAGATCGCATTGCGGAGGTGCGTCCGGTAGATGTGCAGGTGGCTCAGGCTGAGGTGGAGGGTGCGATCGCAGCTCTCCAGCAAGCTCAAACCAACCTAGAGCAGGCCAATATCCGGGCTCCTATCGCCGGACAGGTGCTCAAAGTCCATGCCCGTCCGGGAGAAAAGCTCACCGATAGCGGCATTGCCGATCTGGGCCAAACCGATGAAATGGCGGTAGTGGCAGAGGTCTACCAGAGCGATGTTGGCCGAGTTACGCCAGGCCAGGCTGCGGTCGTCACCGGGCAGGCTTTTGGTGGAGAGCTGCAGGGCGTAGTCTCGCAGGTGGGCCTGCAGATCGACCGCCAAAACGTTTTTAGCAACCAGCCAGGCGAAAACTTAGACCGTCGGGTGGTGGAAGTTCGCATCGCCCTCACCCCCGAAGCCAGCCGCACCGTTGCCAATCTGACCAATCTACAGGTCCAAGTCGTGATTCAGCCAGAGACTTCTGCGCCTCAAAGCATAACGGACGTTCGGTATAGAACCACTCAGCCAGCCGCTCAATAA
- a CDS encoding pentapeptide repeat-containing protein, which yields MMKVPELVSRYKAGQRDFRNLNLIAANLRNLNFAGANFSGSNFTGANLTGTNLSCANLTGANLTKAKFSETNLTRSNLSNSDLSGVDLSRANLRQAYLTGANMPQPI from the coding sequence ATGATGAAAGTTCCAGAATTAGTAAGTCGTTACAAAGCCGGACAACGAGATTTCAGAAACCTAAACCTGATTGCGGCAAATCTTAGAAACCTCAATTTTGCCGGTGCGAACTTCAGCGGCAGTAATTTCACTGGCGCAAATTTGACGGGAACCAATTTGAGCTGTGCCAACTTAACTGGCGCAAATCTAACCAAGGCCAAGTTCTCAGAAACCAACCTAACGCGCTCAAATCTCAGCAATTCTGATTTAAGTGGTGTTGATCTGAGCCGGGCCAATCTTAGGCAAGCATATCTCACTGGGGCCAACATGCCGCAGCCTATCTAG